GCCAACGACAGAGAAAATGTTCCACTACATTTTTCGCCAGGTCCGGATTTCAGGCCAAAAAACCCAATATTTTCAATAGGGGCCTCTCCCAAAACGCCCCTCCACTGTTCAAGTTGGGGATGACGATGGCGGTATTGGGGGTATTCTTGAGCGACGATGGGCCGCTTTCTCCGGAGGTGACCATGGTTCAGTCCTCGCTTTCCGGTTCGGCGTACAGCGGCTCGACCCAGGCGATCCCTCGGTGATTCAGGTCGTAGGCATGGGGCCGCATGTCGTGGGCGGCGCCCCGCATCTTGAGGATGCGGAGGTAGCGGATCAGGTCTCCGGAACGGTATTGGTGGTAGTCCAACTGGATGACGCCGGAGGCGATGTAGCGTTCCTGGGTGCCCAGGAACAGGGGTTGGCGCCGCAAGGTCTGGCCGCGGTCCCTGACCGCCTCGCAGGCCATGACGGAGGTGACGTGGTTTTCCTCCAGCCAGCGGATCAGATTGAAGATGTGCAGGCGGCGGCCTTTGGTTTCCTGGGACGGTACCGCGTTCATGTCGAAGTTGGACAGCAGGGCGGAAAGGGAATCGATGGTGATGATGATTTCCCGCCCCGCGCCGATGCCGACGAACAGTTCGGCCAGCAGGTCCTTCAGCAGGCGGATGCGCTTCAGGGGATCGTCCAGGGGCATGGTCACCAAGTTGAACAAGCGACACGGCCGGCCGCCGGGTGTCGCCATTTTTTCGCCGTGCTCCGCGGCCTTGGCGTCCACGAAGACATCGCTGAACGGAGTCTCGCGGGAGGTATCCGCGTTCAACTGATCGATTCTCTGCGGGGCGCTCTCGTCGTCCTGCCAGTAAAGGCCGAAGAAGTCGTTGTGGCTGGCTTCGAACCCGCCCAAGCTCAGGTTGTACTGTTCCCAGGGCTCGGGCGCGGCCTTTTCGTCGCCGGACTCGTGCAGGCGCGGATAGCGCAGGCGATCTTCCAGGCGCCCGCTGAGAAAGGATGTGGCGTCGATGAAGACGTAGTAGTCTTGCGGCGGGTTCTCCGGGGAACCGGCATTGATTTCACGGAAGTCCATCAGCGTGCTGTTGTTCTCGCAGATGCGGCGGAAGCTGGATTCCAGGGAAACGAAACAGCGAACGGTTCCCTTGGGCTTCCTTTCTTCGGTCCTGGTGGACGAGGAATGCTGCAGGACCATGCGATCGATGGCGGCCAGGGTTCGCTCTTCTTCTGGCCTTTGGTCGGCGAGCAACTTGGAAGAAGCCGCATCGTCTTTGGATTTGCCGACACAAATTCCGTTGCCCGGCCGGAAGTGTCCATAGCGAAAAAGGGAGAGAAGGAAGGTCGTCTTTCCGGTTCCGGGGTCGCCGGCCAAGGCGACCGTGTTGCCGCGCGGAATGCCCATTTCATCCCCCCTTCTTCTGCCCGGAGATCGTCGCCGAACTCTCCGGCTTTCTGACGCGCAGGCCGACGCGGACATCCTCAAGGCGGGCCCCCGCCTTGGGGAGGTAAAGATAGCGGCAGGAATAGTCGGGGACGAATCCGGGCCATGGCCGGCTTTCTCCCTGGCTCAAGGCCCCCACCTCGGCTTTCGCCTTCTCGGCCGCCGCTGCATCCTCGGTCCCGCCCTCTTTGGCTTTTTTGACGTTCTGCGGCCAATAACTGAAGGCGTAGTCGGATATGGACTTCTCTACCAATGGAAAACGTTCGACCTCGTAATAGATTTCGGACTTTTCTGGGTGTTCTGCGATTTCCGGTGGTTCGGCGTCGAAACGGATGATGCCGTCGAAGAAGGTTTCGGCGTAGCGGACCTCGTCGTCGCGGAACACCCCTTCGTTCAGGACGGCGAACAGCACGCCGGGACGGTCCAGAAGGGCCCCTTCCGGGCAGTCCCACTGGCGCCAGACGGCTCGTTCGATCAGGGTGCGGACCACCTGCATGGCGTCCCGGAAACCCAGGGCGCGCGCCAGGTTGGATATGGAATTGATGACGAGGCAATTGGCCTCCCCGAAGGTGTCGCCGATCATGCTCTTCAGTTCGCGGGTTTCGGCATTCGCGCCGTCCCGCTTTGCCCCCAAGGCCAGGATGGGAACCTTGTGGGTCGGTTCCGTGACCGCCAAGGCGCTGAACCGCTGGAGAAGGCGCATGGGATTGCCCGACCCCACCAAGCTGCTGCCGTTGTACAAGGCGGTACCGTCCCGGACCACCCATACGGGGTCGGAATCGCGCCCGAAAGTTCCCAGGGTATCCACGGCGAACGTTACAGGGAACCGTATGTTTCCGCCGCCTTCCGCCAATAGATCCGCCATGGAGTTTCCGAAAAGATCGTCGGACATTCCATAGAACTCGGATCGTGAATCGATGGTGGTGTCGGCGATGTTTCCCATGGCATCGTCGATGGAAAAGTAAAGCACGTTGAGCTTGGAGCGGTCATCGGGCGGCGTAAAGGCCATGCGCGTTCCGAGTAATGTCTGCGCTTCACCGGCCAGTCGGTTGAGGGTCCCCAGGGTGGTGGTGCTGGAATGGAACATCAACTCCGCCAGCCAGGGATAGATTTCGGCAAGCCCAACCTCGGGCGAGAGCTTGATGAGATATGAAAAATAGCAAGGCAAGTATGGAATCCCGGTTTCGTCCGGACCCTTTCCGAAACAAATATATCTTTCCGCGTCGCTTTTTGACGGCGTATGCGAGTCGTTTATCGTCATGGCGCCACTCCCACGGGCATGATCGCCCTCAGTGGTAACATGTATTGAATAAAAGTCAACGCTTGGATTCTTTGTAAATCGTGCTATGCGATTAACGGTTCTGTCGTTTCCTTCGTTGCGGACAAGTGCGGGTATGTGGCCGAAAGCCTATCTGGTGCAGTACTACCGACAGGTGCGGGGGGAAAACGATTTCCTCCTGGACGCCATTGCCGCCGGCTACGTCCTTTGGGGGCGGCATGGTGGCAAACTGCTCGAAGTCGGGGGCGGGCCTACCATCTACCAGCTTGTTCCGGCATGCGGATGGGTGGACAGGATCGTCTTCACCGATCTGCTGCCCGAGAATTTGGCCGCTGTGGAGGCTTGGCGGGCGGACGAGGCCGGTGCCCACGACTGGTCCTCCTTCTTCCGCCATGTCCACGGTCCGGATGCCGACAGCAAGGCGGCCTGGCTGCGCTCGGCCTTGGCGGTCCAGCCCCCGGCCGACGCCCGGGAAATCGCTGCCGGACGGGTCTTTCCGCCCGCTTCCTTCGCGGCGATCTCCAGTTTCTTCTGCCTGGAAACCCTGGCGGCGGATGCCGCCGATCTGGCGGGCCTACTGGGGGGATTGGGGGCGCTGCTCGGGGAAGGGGGCGCCATGATCCTCGGGGTCATGCGCAACTGCCGCTCCTATCGCATCGGGTCCGCCTGGGTGAACTCCATTCCTTTGAACGAAACGGATATCGAAGCGGTGCTGGCGCGGGCGGGAATGGGAGTCCGGTTCTTGCGCACCCTCCCCTGTCCCGGAGAAGACGGCTACGACGGCTTGATGGTGGTGTTGGCCGAAAGGATGCGGATCAGACCCACCCCGCCTGA
This DNA window, taken from Magnetospirillum sp. WYHS-4, encodes the following:
- a CDS encoding NNMT/PNMT/TEMT family class I SAM-dependent methyltransferase codes for the protein MWPKAYLVQYYRQVRGENDFLLDAIAAGYVLWGRHGGKLLEVGGGPTIYQLVPACGWVDRIVFTDLLPENLAAVEAWRADEAGAHDWSSFFRHVHGPDADSKAAWLRSALAVQPPADAREIAAGRVFPPASFAAISSFFCLETLAADAADLAGLLGGLGALLGEGGAMILGVMRNCRSYRIGSAWVNSIPLNETDIEAVLARAGMGVRFLRTLPCPGEDGYDGLMVVLAERMRIRPTPPDGRSPPGCC